The genomic window ACATGTCCAGGACATTTGTCATGCTGGGACCCCCTCCTCCTATCACAAGGGGGTGTCAGGATCCAAGGAGAGATGACACTCTTGACTTGAGGGTCTGGAACCACAAAACACTAAATAAGCACACCCTTTTGGTTCCATTCCCCTAAATGTCCATAATAAATGTGAAAGGCTCATCCGCACTTTCCCATAGTATATTTTGGGCTAACATATGAGAACACGTCACACGCAGCCCAACGAAAACACCACGTGTACGtgcttgtgcatgctcagtcgtgtccgagtcttggtgacactatggactgtagcccgccaggctcctctgtccatgggattctccaggcaagaatactggagagggctgccatttcctcctccaggggagcttcccaaccgagggatagaacccgagttcttgcgtctcctgccctgggaggcagattcttcaccattgctCCACCTGGGATCTCAAACGTGGTACAAAATCAGATGTTCTGTACAGTGCCAAGAACACGGCAGACAATCAACATGTAACAAGCACCCCATTGGACATCAAGTTGTGAAAgaactcagtttttaaattttaccttttatttctgACTGCTGCTTTAAGTACACCTTTTGATAAACTTGGCATTTATCTGCTAAATCTGACGAGCTAGGTGTGACTAACACTGACTAAATCGGAAGTGATTGGTAGGTCTTTACAGTAATTTTGCAAGTTTAGAGATAACATTTGATGACTACATATCAGCAACCTCTGTAACTGCTATaaacagtggggaaaaaatgTCAGTGGTTTAGAAAATAACTTTTGAGTTAATCCTAATCTTTCTTGTACTCCTATCAATGTTAGTCACcacttttgcttctttttgtcaGGGATTTATGCAGAATCCTCCCAAACTGGATGAAGTACCTTATTTTCTAAGCCTACAGCCGAAACCAAATAGCACTTTTATGAAACTGTCAAGTAAACCAAGGCTTCCCTCCCATCCTCTACACCTTCCACAGTAAACCATCAAACAAGAATTCTGGATATTCTTTGGATCTAATCTTTCATTTGGTTTTAAATCCTCTAAAATTTGGATTTTAAAGCACAGCTCCCCTTCCAATATCATCATTAAAGATTTCTCTTTCTTGGCTAATGTGCTGGGTCATACTGAGGCTCTGTCTTAAGCTGAGATAGTAGGTTTTAGAGGGGGTTGCCTTTCACCTATGGGCTGAATTGTGATATACAATATCTGAactgtacaatattgtgatgggttttgccatacattaatatGAACTGACcacaggcatacatgtgtcccttctatcctgaacccctcctccctccccagatttttatttatttctcaactGAGCTTTCTCTCTGGGGCAAAACACTTGACCTGATAGAAAagacatagaaataaatattaaattaacttTTGAAAAGTCAAGGATACTGGAAGGGCCAACTCTTTGTCAATACCTGTCCCGTGGTGGTCCTTATTACCCTGCTAATTCCTGACTTTGTCTTCCCAATAACCAActgttttaataaacatttctttcaaaaatactCAAGCAAAGACCTCTTTGACAGCACCCAGATTATGCAAGTGCTTGAATGAGAAAGAGGGCACCTGTGTCCTAGAGTGTTTCACTACATAATGCCAGTAACCTGTAAGTTCACTTACGCACTTTGTAACAAAAAGAGTAACAGAGTAAAGGGTGACTGCTCTCTGTGGTTTTCTTCTAAGCTGTGGGAGTGTCCATACTCATCCGGGATCTTGCGGATGATGACTTTTAGGGGCCATCAACCATCTTAGTTCCAATCTCAATCTTCAGTATTTAAAGGAGGggaacttttattttcatcatggcATGAATCCATTCCAATTATAGATTTGGCCGTGGTCCCCGTAGGAGCTTACAACACATTTTCCCCAATTCCAGattcaaatattaaattaaaacagATGTGCAAAACTAAAGGAAATTCCACCACCAAAAACATACCCGACCCCTCCACAAAACTGCCAGCTCTGGGGAAAACCAGTGTCCATGGCTCCGGGCCCTTCTCCTAAACCTGGGAAAGAACAGAGTcaggacttccccagcagtccagtggttaagactccacgctcccagggCAGGcaccatgggttcgatccctggctagggaactaagatcctgcacgcaGCACAAtgtgggaaaagggaagaaaaagaacagattcaCATTGCTCCTTAAACTGCGCGTGTTTCAGTGTCCGAGAGGCCAATGAGAAGGAGCCGAGGCTAGAAGTTCCTGGGGTGCTCTCCACGCCCCCGCTTGGGCCACTCCTCGTCCACCCACCTGCGCAGCACCTTCTCCACGTCGGCCCGGTGGTACAGCCGGCAGAGCTCCATCAGCTGGCCCACCGTCCTCTGACTGTTCCGGAGCAAGAACTCCAGGGTGGGGCTCTGCGGGCGCTGCTCCAGGAAGCACAGCTCGTCGTAGGGCATGCCCCACTTGCTTGCAAAATTCCTCCAGTTTTTGACTGTTGGGTGACAGGGATCCAGCTTTATCCTGATCACATCTAGTAAGTCCTGGTCATTGAGCAAGTCGCTGATGGTGGGGACTTGGAGCGAACAGGAGGGACAGGAACAGGTCTCTGTGCAGGACACATCCTTGCTCACATCTGCAGGGTAAAGCACAGGGTACATGTGTCAGCAAGAGGCCCCGGACACATGCTTATCTGTTCAGTTCTTTATTTTCCTACTGAATTGCTCATAGCATCAGGGTGAGCACAGCATCTATTTCAGGATACTCACTTCTACATATTCACCAATAACGCCTTGTTCTTTGTGGTCAAGAAGAGCTGCTCTGCTGGAAGTGGTGGCAAGACTTTATAAAGCCAGTGTTCCTTTCTGAGACTGTCTGTCTCCCCAGGCTGTGCATTTGTGAGCCTGCCGGCCAGAGAAGGGCTCCAAAAAGCAGAGCTCACTCCATGGGCAGAGAGCCAGTCCAGGGGGGTTGGACTCAGCCATCCCAGGAGAAACCAGCCCATTCTCACCTGTTCCTCAACCCTCTTGCCCCTTTCAAATTACAAGTCAGCCTTGTCAGCTTTTTAAGGTCAAGCACAGCATGTCAGAGTGTAAAGTATTACACAATTCTTCAAaaggtctttatttttaaaaaaaaaatacatgcacagccccaaactggaatATCCACTCCAAACGCATATTTGAAAATGAGTGATAACTGATAATGCCAGACTTTCAGATTTATGGCTACCTTATCATGGCTTTGCCTTTATTtatggttttgtcttttttttttttaacacataggGCTGCCTCTGAAGTGGAGCCAATACCCTGAGGTGTGTGCAGTAGGCTGGGTGAGTGGGTGACTTTGAGCTCAGCCTCCCCAAGAagggggcatccctggtggctcagatgataaaaaaaaaatctgcctgcaatcctggagacccaggttcgatccctgggttgggaagatcccctggagaagggaatggctacccactctagtattcttgcctggagaattccatggacagaggagcctggcaggctatagtctatggggtcgtgaagggtcggacatgactgcttTCACCAAGAAGAGCAGCCCCAGCACAGAGGAAGGGGCCACCTTCCCATGCGTCATCTCTGGCCTCCCTGCAGGATCTGCCATGTGAGCAGAGGATGAAGCTAGTAGGTAAGCAGTAAATAGGTTAGAGGGAAGAGGTTAGTAGGCAAGAGACAACTCAGAGTACAGGTGTAAGCGGGGTCTGCACAGCAACCCAAGTGAATTAAAACTCTGCAACTGCACTGAATTTCCTAGCCCCTCTCACTGGGAATATTTAACCATCAAAGGCGACACTAAAGATCACTGGCTTGGAAAATTCTGGGAGGTTATGATGCCTTTTTCTACACTGAACTGTGTGGACTGCCCAACTTAAGAAAGTAAAAcatttggagaaaagaaaaaaaaaaggaatcactcTGGTTATTATAAAATTGAGAACTAGAAAATTTGAGGCAAATACAAAGTAAAAGATAACAAAAACCATGAGAATTATGCTCATACTCTGACCTACTAATACAACTTCTGAGAATCCAGCCAAAGGAGATCCTCTAAAATATGTATGTAGTGGaacatttttttattatagtCTTACTcttattatacatttaaaaaaaacttaaaataaaagTTAGGGGACTAGTGAAATAAATTATTGTTACTATTTGAAGgaatattatttaagaaattatgAAAACTATATAGCAACCTAGAAAATGTGTGTGCTgtcatgttaagtgaaaaatgcGAGATGTAAGGCatttatgtggagaaggaaatggcaacccactccagtgttcttgcctggagaatcccagggtcaggggagcctggtgggctgccgtctctggggtcgcactgagtcagacatgactgaagcgacttagcagcagcagcagcagcaaggcattTATGTACTCTGATTAAAACCATGGGAAAAGTATCTGTTAATATTACCGTGGAAGGAAATGTACAAAAGCAATCATAGCTTCTGTGGTTAACGTaggattatgtttttattttccaaactttctcagtgtgtatgtcagGGTGTGCTCAGGTGTgagctgtgtgcttagtcgtgtccgactttttgcgaccccatgggctgtagcccaccaggctcctctgtccatgggattctccaggtaagaatactagagtgtgttaccacgccctcctccaggggatcttcctgatccagggatggaacttgtgtctcttgcgttggcaggcagagtctttaccactgcaccacctggggttATGCTTCTATTTTCCAAACTTTCTCTAGTGGTGTTTATATTCCTACAATAATGAAACCCATGTATTACATGAACAAACATATTGTTCAGCACTGAGCTGACGTATTATCGCAGCAACCCTCCTCTTTGCCAAGCTTCACTTACCCCTTTGAGGCCACCTCTTCCTACCTTCCCCATGATTTGTTTCGTCAAATAcctcctttcttttccctcaCCTCCAGACATCCATCTCTActgattctctttcctttctccacagaTAGGTATATAGCTCCTCTATCATAAAAAATAAGAACCTCAAACTGCCACTCTCTGGTTTATAATTCACTGAAGGACTTTCTATTACTCTTCATTTccttactgttttaaaaatatttgttattattttttggggctacaccacatggcatatgggatcttagttccccaaccaggatggaacccacacaACCTGCAGtaaaagctcagagtcttaaccactggactgctgggcaAGTCCCAATTTACTATTAAACTtctaaaaggagaaatcaaaacctgTTGCCTACAATGCCTCACCATGTTATTAATCTTTACTTTCTTTGGCTTTGAGCAGCATGTGACCAGCCCCATTCTTGCCAACCCTGTAGAGACCAGACCCAGTTCCCCATGCCCCACCTGCAGACCAGAGTCCAGTTCTGATGGGGTAGATAAATCCAGAGAAGCAGATACCCACCTGGCTTGGAGGATCTCCTggaccccctgctgctgctaatgcCCCCATCACATCACACCCCTTGGGCGTGCCTGCCTCCAGAACTGAGCCCAAGACTCTTGTGCCCCTTTGAACACTGTCTATTGCACTGAAGACTTCCGAGAACTCAAGCCCCTTATCCCCAAGCACATCCTACCTTGTCCCGGCCACATCCCTTTTCTTGTCTGCCAGACACACTGCGATCCCAGCCTGTCTCACTGCCAAGTCCCTGGGAGTTACAAGGAGGTGCTCTAGTCTTGTTCTTAGCCCAAAGCTTTCCTCTTCTGCACCGTGTCCCTTTGGTCTTCTCCGCTCCCAACCTCTACAAAGATCTCCCACTAGAATGGAAGACCCTTTCTTTTTGCATCTGCAGGATCTAATACAGCTCTTGACACACAGCAAACACTTAATCAACAGggattgagtgaataaatgaatggccaACCCTGCCAGCTCATCTGGGCTCCAGAACTGACTACTAGAAAGCGTCTCTTGATGTTCAGATGACATCTCCAACTCAAAGGGCCCAATACAGTACTTATATTTCTCCTACTGTGCACCCAAAGCATCTCAAGTCCCCTCATGTCACCTGCAATTCTTCAGCATCCTTACAGACTTTTTTTCTCTATCCAACCAGTTACCAGGGTCCCAATCTCCCCTGGAAGCTCTCCATACCTCTCTTCCCATCTTATTTCCCTTGACTTCCTTGAATATAATCTGGGCTCCAGAGAAGGGGGACTACTCACTTCCTGAATAGACAAcctgtattttctttgtttcaaagtttaataaaatgaaaaggaaaaaaatacaagctCAGTgtagaacattaaaaaattatattcagttATGAATTTTGTGTAAACTTGAACATCGAGGGTTTCCCCATAGTTGCATGACTATGGGTAACAATTTGATGCAGACCCTTACGTCTAAATTTTTGGCCACCTCTTTAATTATCTCTCCAGTAATGGGACTATTAGGCTGAAAAGTATGACCATCTTAAGGCTAACAGTGCTTTCCAGAAATAaatgttgtaccaatttacactccaaACAGAGAATGGTGATGGTGCATATCTCAGCTGACCTTTGTTAGCACCaagtaacacttaaaaaaatatctgTCAATTGCATAGGTGGAAAATAAAGATTTCCTCCATGACTTTTCTGATGTTTTCTCTCTGATTAgttatctctcttctttctctctccctctcactgaATTCCTCTCACTGAAATTCCCCTCAGCTACTGAACTTATCTATCCTATGAAACCCACCTCAGAAGCACCCCTTCATTAAAACCCCtggctctgcctgcaatgccgtcTCACCCAGAGTCTCATCGTTGTGTTGGCATCCCTGACTTTGCCTTGCAGGGAGATATTCCATATGATCTTTGTTGTTGCACCTTCAGGGCCCTGAAAAAGGATCCACATCCTTCTGCAATGTGTACACATCTTAGAGTTCTAAAATGTTGAATTCCATTTCTGTGTAACATAGTGAGAGTTATTCTTCTGTTCCATTAATAATGGTGTGGTGTATCTGGAAGTAAGACTTTAGCTCCATGACGGGACAGACATTTATTTATAAAGAGCTTTCTAACATTGAAGGTGGCTTTTGCATACAAGGGGGAAACTGTGCAATTTTCTTTGCCCTTATTTAAAAGTTGAGTCAGAATCCAGGGAACTCAAattggggctctgtaacaacctagagaggtggggtggggtgggaagtgggacaGAGATTCAAGAGGGACCCATATGTACACcaatggctgattcgtgttgatgtagggcagaaaccaacgttaatactgtaaagcaattatccttcaattaaaaataaataaattaaaaaaataaaggtgggTATACAGGAAAAAAGTAGAGTCAAAATAATAATCTGTCAAGTAGAAAAACAAACAGTTTACCAAAGGGTATGTATAATTCagtttttgtaaaaacaaaataatacagtCATTTTTATCCACATAAAgcatatattatacacacattCATGGGCATAGGAAAAATCTAGAAGTatgcataaaaatgttaacaatggaTGGTCCTAATTTTCTATAGTTACTATGTTTGTTTggatacttaaaatatattttttaaatgtcacagaaaaataaacaatttatatCTCTAAGTCCAGAATGAAATGTATTGCTTTCTGAAGGTCTGCCCTGTATTACCTCCATAAGACTCAGGGTTTTAGCAATGTTTTCTGCTTTGGTGTCAAGAAGAATGAAAATCGTTACGGTTTCTGTGAAGCTCCTCTAAGCCTTCTAGTGTATGAGaagcttctgtttctctgaacaccaccaccatccaTTTATCAGTTTGTTTTAAAAGCATGATGTGTCAAAaatctattctttccttttttattttcaatgacACACATGTTAAGCCATTTTCCCAACTGGAATCTACACAAACTGCCAACAGTCATGAATTTAAAGTTGCCTTTTGAATCATAAACTATAATTAGTTCTCTGAGGATTTAAgcagacaaactttttttttcccctatgaaaTACATTTTGTCCTGCCCTACTGTAAACACCTATCATGTATTCGTGTGCACGCAAGGAAAGAATGGCTGATGCTTTGGGCTAAGAAAAATCATGGGAAGAGAAACATTTAGAACCAAAGAAGTTTTCCTAAGAAATGGGGGGGGAAATGGGATTATTATTAGATGCTACCCAGTGGTAAGCTCAGGATATCCGTACAGGAGAAACTCAAAAACTGtttactaaatgaatgaataagaattgttttttctcctccagagACAAGATAGGTTTCTTATTACTGTGTGATGCATTTTAGGATGTGAAGAGACAATTACTAGCAAAGGAAAGAGAATTTACTGGTGTCTGTTGGCTGttaacagaaaaatacaaaagacagATTGATTCTAGATttgggggaaggaaaggagagtgtTATTGAGGAGAGAGAAGTCAGTTATGTATAAAAATTCACTTAGATTCTCTAACAAGTAGGTTCCTTGCTTGTCATGTTTTGACACTTGACTTGCATATTTTCCACTGATGAAAAACAAGAACGGATTGCACCATTAATTCATAATAACTTCTTAGAGGCCAAAACCCTGGAAGGACTTGCCTTCTGTAAGTTTAGTCTGAGTCCTGGCTTGAACTAAGGAAGAATTTATCAGTGGAGGAAGGGCCAAATTTCTCAGTGATTTTTATCATCACAGTAACTgtcatttattaaatgcttaataTATAACTGGCCCTGCACTGTGCCCTTTTATATCAGGAGTCCCAAATTCTGGGATCttatgcctgatgatctgaggtggagctgatggaataatattagaaataaagtacacaataagtgTAATATACTTGAATCATCCTGATACCATCCCCGACTCCCACCCCAGGATGGTGGAAAAACTCtttcacaaaaccagtccctggtgccaaaaaggttggggactgctgcttcaCATGCATAATCCTGAGTCAGCTGCATCAGACGGGGCTCCCCAAACCCTGGTGCCCCAGCTTTCCAGGGCTTGACTGCTAAATGGCATTTAATATCCCTGGACTTCAGACTCCTCATCTAtcaaatggagatgataatataATAATTCTTATATCTcatgaattaaatgagatgaatgATGTGAAAGCATTCTTGTCAAGTCTTATGTAAATGTTATTTAAGGGTGTTaggttttacaatttttttttaagtagaatggGAGGGGGGAAGAGTGTGTCATTGTGTCATCTGGCCTCTGCTGAGACCTCCCAGCCCCTTCCCTTTTCAAGTGCTCTTCACTGCCCACCCTTGTCCCTGGAACATATACTCCACCCTggctcaggacctttgcaccagCTGGGTCTTCCCCCTGAAGTCCTCCTTTCTCAGATCTCCACATGGCTGGCTCCTTTGCACTGTTCAGATCTTGGTGCACCTTCTTAGCTAACACAGCATCCTTTCCTTGCAGGCAAACCCCACTGTACACTCATTTATTTTCCTCAAGGCACCTACCACCGTATGTAATTACTTCTGTTTATTGTCTGTCACTCCCAACTAGTATATAAGGTCTAAGAGGAAAGGGACTTAGATGTCTAATGTCTCCACTTAATtccaggcacacagtaggcactcaataatgTTTGCTGAGTAAATCTACTTAATGAAGAACATGACACAGAGAATCAGAAACTTCTGGACAGCATATGAAGAGTTATCTAGAAAGTTTCAGACAAACTGAAAGGTTTCTTGTGCTGAGTATATACAAGGCAGAAGAAGGGTGACTGGTTGCTACAGAGAAGGAGTACACTATGTACCACAGAGAGAGCCTCATGAGCTTTAGAGGCATGCTGACCAACTATCGATACAAGCTGACGCTGTGCAGGCATGCAGCTTGGACAGGTTACTCAGCTTGCTACGGCCACGTCCTCCCTCTCTGAACAACTGAGAGGACTGGATTTCATAAAGTTGTGGAGAGGATTAAGTGAAGCCATCCCTTAAAGCCTTATCCTAGTTCATggtagttggagaaggcagtggcaccccgctccagtactcttgcctggaagatcccatgggcggaggagcctggtgggccgcattccatggggtcgcgaagagtcggacacaactgagcaacttcactttcccttttcactctcatgcattggcgaaggaaatggcaacccactccagtgttcttgcctggagaatcccagggacgggggagcctggtgggctgccgtctgtggggtcgcacagagtcggacacgactgaagcgacttagcagcagtgcaaCAAAGCATTAGTAGCTGCAGGTGAGGAACCATAAGAGCGGTAGttctcagggctttcctggtggttcagtggttaagattctgagttttcagtgcaggggtgtgggtttgatctctggttggagaactaagatcccatgcatgCCAGGCATGGGTGAATAAATAAAGCAGTAGTTCCCAAACCTTGGCTAAAGATGGAACTctctgcccccgccccaccccactctCCCCCAGGGAGATTACCAAATCCTGATGTCTGGTTCCACCACCAAGATCCTTATTTAACTGGTCTGGGGTACAGGCCGGGCACGGGAAGTTTTCTAAGCTCTCTTGGAAATTCTCATGTGCAGCAGGGTTGAAAACCATTGCCTTAAACCATATCTACTGAGGAAGTTCTCAATCAGATGGGCCAGCAAAAGTAGATTCTTTGAAGAATACAGTGTGTGGTTGGTGATTGGGAGTTTGTGGATAATATTTCCGCACACTCACAAGCAGAAGAATGGGTTttcctagggtttttttttttccccttcctccacTGTTCTTCATCTCACACACCTTTTACATCACACCTTAAAGAAGAGTTCAGAAATCAAGCATGCTCAGTGACAAGGTATGTCCATGTCATTTCAAACAAAGTAAGAAACAGTTCACGTCCAGAGATGCAGTACTCTCAAGCTGGCGGCTGGCAGACCATAAAATGCTGGTCAATTAACAGTTAATTGTGAATTGGAACAAGATGCAGAGCTCACAAGGGTCGTGATTGGCTGAGCCTGGAAAATGGCTCCAGTCGGGGTGCTGGCAGTGGATCACAGATTGACTTAATGCGTCTCCCTGCAGGGGAGGTGCCGTTTTATCTTGCACACCCTGGCTTTTCGGGAGCTATTACCACACAGGTGTTTCCCTCCACAGCGCTCAGTGCCACTGCGGGCTCTCAAATCATTTACAATAATGTTCCCCATGATGACCAGGTCTTCAGTTGGCACGAACAATTaaatagtaaacattttataCCGGCAGCTTCGCAAATAGCAAAACATGTCCTATTCTAGAATAACTAAAATAACTCCTGGGTGTCTATAAATTATGAGATTTGGAAAATAGCAGCAAGTGTCAAAGTACTGTCAAATACTTCCATAGTTATGTTTGTTAATGGTGTAAATTCACGCTTTTTTCTGCGTGTAATTTCTAACACGGctagaaataaacatatttaaaatgccAGTTTACGGCTTTGCGAGATCACTGGGGTGCGTGCATACCACATGACTCATCAGAGGTAGTTATTTGCTCTGAGCTCGAAAATGGtgaagaattatttttatctACTAAGAAACTGACCCCAGGGCTTTTGGTGGGTGTTTGATCTCTTAACCAAAGGGAAAAACAATGTGATTTCATTTTCCCTCTCTGAAACACCCTTTTAAGTAGACATCAAGTTGGCAGCAGCGCTAGGAAATCTAACTGACAAATTGGATGGATCTTGGCAAGTAAATCACACTGGGCCACTCTGTCATCACacaaaactgaggcatagaaggtatgtttaaaaacaaaacaaaacacacatatAAGAAAGGACCCAGGTTAAAATTTAGCAGAGAATTTTACGTGAGCTTGCATTCTGAAATTACGTGACACAACGTATTTACTGTCACTGTATAGACCTCagctgaagaaaaaagaaaatatttttgcacaTTCACTTCTACAGGGAAATTAGGTTTGGAAGAGGCAAGTGCTGAATTATGCAAGGTGGTCAGAAAGTCAAGTCTTGAAAACCTGGCAACTGtgaagaggtagggagggagtcATGGTCCAAGTGATATTAGTGCCACCAGAGGGGAGAACAAGaggttattatttgttttttcggtttttaaaattatttatttgttttaatttctgtagtTTACAGAATTGACATATCTCTTTTTTTATATCATCTTCctcttgcagcatgtgggatcttagttctccaaccaggaattgaacctgtgccccttgcattaggagcgcagagtcttaaccactagattgcTAGGTAAGTCCCTAGAAAAGGTTTTTAACTTTCCAATTTGTGaggagttttttgtttgtctgttttttatagctgagtcatACTCTTTTAAAGcccaaatgttttcattttgaaaaactgcATGGAAACATTGTGAAACTTCTATGACTCCTGGGGGCTGGCTTCTATACTCAGTGGTTCTGTGAgggggctttatttttctggcagtAGCTGATTCTGAACTGTATTCTTATTCTCCCCTTGACTACAAACTGTCAGCTGTCATTTCTCACTCTGGTTGAATCCCTCCTTTTATCTTAGAGCCTTCCATCCTCCACACGTTGCTTACTTTAACTAGATATAAACTGGATGGCAGATAACTAAGGTTTTcagattttaagaattaaataaaagcCAGGCTCTGAGTTAAGTAAGGCTAGACCAAGGGCCTGATTAGGGGAAAGTAGCAAGCATCTGCAAAAAGTGTTTCAATGGCTCAAAGACTGTCTGGGGGAAGTGGGTGGACTTTGGCTTTGTTCTAGCCTGAGACTCTGAGCTGGAAGTCTGACCTTCACCCCCCGGGTATGACACTCCAGCATCTGACATGCGCGCTACGTAGGCGATGGGTCTGGCCAGTAGGGAGGCAGCGTGGTGCGGTGCTGGTGGTGGCGGCGGGGTGGGTGGtcaggccaggcctggggcttGAATCCCACTCAGGACCTGTGTGATGGAGCGCCAGTCACGTGACCAGAGCCA from Capricornis sumatraensis isolate serow.1 chromosome 10, serow.2, whole genome shotgun sequence includes these protein-coding regions:
- the EDARADD gene encoding ectodysplasin-A receptor-associated adapter protein, producing the protein MYPVLYPADVSKDVSCTETCSCPSCSLQVPTISDLLNDQDLLDVIRIKLDPCHPTVKNWRNFASKWGMPYDELCFLEQRPQSPTLEFLLRNSQRTVGQLMELCRLYHRADVEKVLRRWVDEEWPKRGRGEHPRNF